In one window of Pseudomonas sp. IAC-BECa141 DNA:
- a CDS encoding LysR family transcriptional regulator, whose product MDLRLLRYFMALADELHFGRAAERLHICQPPLSQQIRLLEEELGTPLFERSHHRVELTAAGQMLKEQAPLVFEQLERALDLTRQTGRGQLGELEIGMISSVMVGVLPKALHLFRERYPQVTWRLHEMTPAAQVKALKEKRIDACVFRVGYDDPQLRNELLIHEPIHVVMPADHPLARREVLAPADLAQEPFVALELKQSRFANFLYQCCIQAGFTPQIRQQVIEVQTLLSLVRAGFGVALLPASIEQLAPAGLVFRRLTPALPQVPLYATYRADDASPVLKLFLDTLRELVDHNSR is encoded by the coding sequence ATGGACCTGCGTTTGCTGCGGTACTTCATGGCCCTGGCCGATGAGCTGCACTTCGGCCGCGCCGCCGAACGCCTGCACATCTGCCAGCCGCCGTTGAGCCAGCAGATCCGCTTGCTGGAGGAAGAACTCGGCACACCGTTGTTCGAGCGCAGCCATCACCGGGTCGAGCTGACAGCGGCGGGGCAGATGCTCAAGGAGCAGGCGCCGCTGGTGTTCGAACAACTCGAACGGGCGCTGGACCTGACTCGCCAGACCGGGCGCGGGCAACTGGGCGAGCTGGAAATCGGCATGATCAGTTCGGTGATGGTCGGCGTGCTGCCCAAGGCGCTGCACCTGTTTCGCGAGCGCTACCCGCAGGTGACCTGGCGCCTGCATGAGATGACCCCGGCGGCCCAGGTCAAGGCGCTGAAGGAGAAACGCATCGACGCCTGCGTGTTCCGCGTCGGTTATGACGACCCGCAGTTGCGTAATGAATTGCTGATCCATGAGCCGATCCATGTGGTGATGCCGGCGGATCATCCGCTGGCCCGGCGTGAAGTGCTGGCGCCCGCCGACCTTGCGCAGGAACCGTTCGTGGCGCTGGAATTGAAGCAGTCGCGGTTCGCCAATTTTCTCTATCAGTGCTGCATTCAGGCCGGGTTCACCCCGCAGATCCGCCAGCAGGTGATCGAGGTGCAGACCTTGCTCAGTCTGGTCCGTGCCGGGTTTGGCGTGGCACTGTTGCCAGCCTCCATCGAGCAACTGGCCCCGGCCGGGCTGGTGTTTCGACGCCTGACGCCGGCGCTGCCGCAAGTGCCGTTGTATGCAACGTATCGGGCCGACGATGCCTCGCCGGTGCTCAAGCTGTTTCTCGATACGCTGCGCGAGCTGGTCGATCACAACTCTCGGTAA
- a CDS encoding xanthine dehydrogenase family protein molybdopterin-binding subunit encodes MSLIHGNVDEPSRRVFLKQAVTVASGMAVALYLPSGAAVTEVKTSATEFEPNAWVRVLPDGTVKLVVHKHDSGTGTQTALAACVAEELDVNPMTVQVITPEDPFFETYIHPVWKVFSTGGSTSVSLEYDRLRMAGATARALLISAAAQQWKVSPDSCSTEEGRVVHVSSKRSLGYGELAGAAAHLPAPANVTLKDPAQFKYIGKLRHKRDAAAKVCGRFRYSIDVQLPGMLVAVIQRAPVVGAKVVAVDSAATLQVPGVRKVIAIPGRPDVLGGNLEGVAVLAETFWAAQQGRKLLEIKWSESPLAGFDSAELVKAQIAAISDPVTQTVKAMAQGDVAGQWSGAAKLLEADYTMPYKVQNPLEPICITAQVKDKAITFWGGVQVPSSALEAAQTVCGIGKDKVTIHELVSGGSFGAREAKYWLFEVAYLAQQTGVPVKLLNSREDEMHALFNHPATLHRAKGALDAQGKLAALQLHAVSPASPEQWEPGYFERPDHMDYSTTEAITAWDFAYRPPHLDLNWVKHESNVPSGWYRSVSFIPNVFAVESFMDELAHAAGEDPLAFRLANMQDRPRHVAVLKQAAERAGWGQKLPPDTALGIATNQGYTSFIAVVARVRKDDDKARVEKLTCVVDCGLAVSPGGVEEQIYGGLMWGLGHALFDRLDIQQGRVVQSNFHDYRVTRMSDMPPVDILVLDGQPDKPGGVGELGSPSVAPAIANALFSLTGVRQRSTPLNLG; translated from the coding sequence ATGAGCCTCATCCACGGCAACGTTGATGAACCCTCGCGCCGGGTATTTCTCAAGCAGGCGGTGACGGTGGCTTCCGGTATGGCGGTTGCGTTGTATTTGCCTTCCGGTGCGGCGGTGACTGAAGTGAAAACCTCGGCCACCGAATTCGAACCCAACGCCTGGGTGCGGGTGCTGCCCGACGGCACGGTGAAGCTGGTGGTGCACAAGCACGATTCCGGCACCGGGACCCAGACCGCGCTGGCCGCGTGTGTCGCCGAAGAACTGGACGTGAACCCGATGACGGTGCAGGTCATCACCCCGGAAGATCCGTTTTTTGAAACCTACATTCATCCGGTCTGGAAAGTTTTCTCAACCGGTGGCAGCACCAGTGTGTCGCTGGAATACGATCGTCTGCGCATGGCCGGTGCCACGGCGCGGGCGCTGCTGATCAGTGCGGCGGCGCAGCAATGGAAGGTCAGCCCTGACAGCTGCTCCACCGAAGAGGGCCGGGTCGTGCATGTGTCGAGCAAACGCAGCCTCGGCTACGGCGAACTGGCCGGCGCGGCAGCGCATCTGCCGGCGCCGGCCAACGTCACGCTGAAGGATCCGGCGCAGTTCAAGTACATCGGCAAATTGCGCCACAAACGCGATGCGGCGGCCAAGGTTTGCGGGCGCTTCAGGTACAGCATCGATGTGCAGTTGCCGGGAATGCTGGTGGCGGTAATTCAGCGTGCGCCGGTGGTGGGCGCGAAGGTTGTCGCAGTGGATTCGGCGGCCACGTTGCAAGTGCCGGGCGTGCGCAAGGTGATCGCGATTCCGGGCCGCCCGGACGTGCTCGGCGGCAACCTCGAAGGCGTCGCGGTGCTGGCCGAAACCTTCTGGGCCGCGCAGCAGGGACGCAAGTTGCTGGAGATCAAATGGAGCGAATCCCCGCTGGCCGGTTTCGACAGCGCCGAGCTGGTCAAGGCGCAGATCGCAGCCATCAGTGATCCCGTGACGCAAACCGTCAAAGCCATGGCCCAGGGCGATGTCGCCGGGCAATGGTCGGGCGCGGCGAAGCTGCTCGAAGCCGATTACACGATGCCCTACAAGGTGCAAAACCCGCTGGAGCCGATCTGCATCACCGCGCAGGTCAAGGACAAGGCGATCACCTTTTGGGGCGGCGTGCAGGTGCCGTCGTCGGCACTGGAAGCGGCGCAGACCGTGTGCGGCATCGGCAAGGACAAGGTCACCATTCATGAGCTGGTGTCCGGCGGCAGCTTCGGTGCGCGGGAAGCCAAATACTGGCTGTTCGAAGTCGCGTATCTGGCGCAGCAGACCGGCGTGCCGGTGAAACTGCTCAACAGCCGCGAAGACGAAATGCACGCGCTGTTCAATCACCCGGCCACGCTTCATCGGGCGAAAGGCGCACTGGATGCCCAAGGCAAACTCGCGGCGCTGCAACTGCATGCGGTGTCGCCAGCCTCGCCGGAACAGTGGGAACCGGGCTATTTCGAGCGCCCGGATCACATGGATTACAGCACCACCGAGGCCATCACCGCGTGGGACTTCGCCTACCGTCCGCCGCACCTGGATCTGAACTGGGTCAAGCACGAAAGCAACGTCCCCAGTGGCTGGTATCGCTCGGTGAGCTTCATTCCCAATGTGTTCGCCGTGGAAAGCTTCATGGATGAACTGGCCCATGCCGCCGGAGAGGATCCGCTGGCGTTCAGACTGGCCAACATGCAGGACAGGCCGCGGCATGTCGCGGTGTTGAAACAGGCTGCCGAACGCGCCGGTTGGGGCCAGAAACTGCCGCCGGATACGGCGTTGGGTATCGCCACCAATCAGGGCTACACCAGTTTCATCGCGGTCGTGGCGCGGGTTAGGAAAGATGACGACAAGGCCCGGGTCGAGAAGCTGACCTGTGTGGTCGATTGCGGTCTGGCGGTGTCGCCCGGCGGGGTCGAGGAGCAGATTTACGGCGGATTGATGTGGGGCCTCGGTCATGCGTTGTTCGATCGCCTCGACATCCAGCAGGGCAGGGTGGTGCAGAGCAACTTCCATGACTATCGCGTCACACGCATGTCCGACATGCCACCGGTGGACATCCTTGTGCTCGATGGTCAGCCGGATAAACCGGGCGGCGTGGGAGAACTGGGCAGCCCGTCGGTGGCCCCGGCGATTGCCAATGCGCTGTTCAGCCTGACCGGGGTGCGTCAGCGTTCCACGCCACTGAACCTGGGGTAA
- a CDS encoding (2Fe-2S)-binding protein gives MIAFTVNGERRELDEASPSMPLLWVLRDQLKLTGTKFGCGMGLCGACTVHLNGVAVRSCQLPLAAVAGHSITTIEGLSPSENHPLQLAWVAEDVPQCGYCQSGQIMSAAALLNTGAAINDDSIRNAMSGNICRCGTYGRINKAIKRAANAPKEA, from the coding sequence ATGATTGCATTCACGGTTAACGGCGAACGACGCGAGCTGGATGAAGCGTCCCCCTCCATGCCCTTGTTATGGGTATTGCGTGATCAGTTGAAACTCACCGGCACCAAGTTCGGCTGCGGCATGGGCCTGTGCGGTGCCTGCACCGTGCACCTGAACGGCGTCGCGGTGCGTTCCTGCCAGTTGCCGCTGGCCGCCGTCGCGGGCCACAGCATCACTACCATCGAGGGCCTGTCGCCCAGCGAAAACCATCCGCTGCAACTGGCCTGGGTCGCCGAAGATGTGCCGCAATGCGGCTACTGTCAATCCGGGCAGATCATGTCCGCCGCCGCGTTGCTCAACACTGGGGCAGCGATTAACGACGACTCGATCCGCAACGCCATGTCCGGGAATATCTGCCGCTGCGGCACTTACGGGCGGATCAACAAAGCGATCAAACGTGCGGCGAATGCGCCGAAGGAGGCGTGA
- a CDS encoding LysR substrate-binding domain-containing protein, giving the protein MYKRYPSVQSMSAFIHAARSGSFSSAARKLDLTHSAISQQIRALEEFIGQPLFVREGGGSNLTDAGQLFASVLSDGLAQIDRALSSVKNRSVAQRLTLDVDSELAQSWLNPRLPQLLDGLPDFEVTILSMPRSDRSTFERVDLSLRYGYGDWEDCEMTQICGDRVLAVASPVLLERHGLQVPLSPAQILELPLLGYTRRSWIPWLDAAGMTPTEPPARVIFDNAANLIAAAEAGVGAGLVRGLLAADALRNGRLVALNEAQIAAHYNLYAVWPHGQAERVAPVVDAIKQLALHTQF; this is encoded by the coding sequence ATGTACAAGCGATACCCGTCGGTGCAGTCCATGAGCGCGTTCATTCACGCGGCGCGCAGCGGCAGTTTTTCCAGCGCCGCGCGCAAGCTCGACCTGACCCACAGCGCGATCAGCCAGCAGATCCGCGCCCTGGAAGAGTTCATCGGCCAGCCGCTGTTCGTGCGCGAAGGCGGCGGCAGCAACCTGACCGACGCCGGGCAGCTGTTTGCCAGCGTGCTGTCGGATGGGCTGGCGCAGATTGATCGGGCGTTGTCTTCGGTCAAGAACCGCAGCGTGGCCCAGCGACTGACCCTCGACGTCGACAGCGAACTGGCGCAGAGCTGGCTCAATCCGCGCCTGCCGCAGTTGCTCGACGGTTTGCCGGATTTCGAAGTGACGATCCTGTCAATGCCGCGCAGTGATCGCAGCACGTTCGAACGGGTGGACCTGTCGCTGCGCTATGGCTATGGCGACTGGGAGGATTGCGAGATGACCCAGATCTGCGGGGATCGGGTGTTGGCGGTGGCGTCACCGGTGTTGCTTGAGCGACATGGTTTGCAGGTGCCGCTGAGCCCGGCGCAGATTCTTGAGTTGCCGTTGTTGGGGTATACGCGGCGGTCTTGGATTCCGTGGCTGGATGCGGCCGGGATGACGCCGACCGAACCGCCGGCGCGGGTGATTTTTGATAATGCGGCGAATCTGATCGCGGCTGCCGAGGCCGGTGTCGGCGCCGGGCTGGTGCGTGGGTTGCTGGCCGCCGATGCCTTGCGCAACGGAAGGCTGGTGGCGCTGAACGAGGCGCAGATTGCGGCGCATTACAACCTGTATGCGGTGTGGCCCCATGGGCAGGCCGAGCGGGTGGCGCCGGTGGTTGATGCGATCAAACAGCTGGCTTTGCATACACAATTCTGA
- a CDS encoding amidohydrolase family protein: MIIDISCYPTDLVDLAWRHDGDPFTGERLLEMMDGPYMVNGKPRRIDKAFIQPPQGNTIYTWTDGELSGRESIDAYMAYTLKMVQTYPDRFIGCFVYNPRCGVENGVEAIERYVKEHGFKMVQMQANMHAYRPDRALDWVRPAFEKCAELGIPVKLHTGDGPYSIPSEWVPMIKEFPNVDFIMAHFGVQTGGVYVFEPMQWAMELPNVYCESGWCLQSRIVEFAKVLPPHKILFGTDTPPNEPGMWLRLLEVLCHEPPQGLNLDEDTLEDYLGNNTARMIGLEPSPPPRSVSEAEAQLKRPVTTQLARS; encoded by the coding sequence ATGATCATCGATATCAGCTGCTATCCCACGGATCTCGTGGACCTCGCCTGGAGGCATGACGGTGACCCGTTCACCGGCGAGCGTCTGCTGGAGATGATGGATGGCCCGTACATGGTCAACGGCAAACCTCGCCGCATCGACAAAGCCTTCATCCAGCCGCCGCAGGGCAACACCATTTACACCTGGACCGACGGCGAACTGTCGGGCCGCGAATCCATCGACGCCTACATGGCCTACACCCTGAAAATGGTCCAGACCTACCCGGACCGTTTCATCGGCTGCTTCGTGTACAACCCGCGCTGCGGCGTAGAGAACGGCGTCGAGGCGATCGAGCGCTACGTGAAAGAGCACGGTTTCAAGATGGTGCAGATGCAGGCCAACATGCACGCCTACCGTCCTGACCGTGCGCTGGACTGGGTGCGCCCGGCCTTCGAGAAATGCGCCGAGCTTGGCATTCCGGTCAAGCTGCACACCGGCGACGGGCCTTACAGCATCCCGTCGGAATGGGTGCCGATGATCAAGGAATTCCCCAACGTCGATTTCATCATGGCCCACTTCGGCGTACAGACCGGCGGCGTCTATGTGTTTGAACCGATGCAGTGGGCGATGGAGTTGCCCAACGTCTATTGCGAATCCGGCTGGTGCCTGCAATCGCGGATTGTCGAGTTCGCCAAAGTCCTGCCGCCCCACAAGATCCTGTTCGGCACCGACACCCCGCCGAACGAACCGGGCATGTGGCTGCGCCTGCTCGAAGTGCTCTGCCACGAGCCGCCGCAGGGCCTGAACCTCGACGAGGACACCCTCGAAGACTACCTGGGCAACAACACCGCACGGATGATCGGCCTTGAGCCGTCCCCGCCGCCGCGTTCCGTTTCCGAAGCAGAGGCGCAACTCAAGCGCCCCGTCACCACCCAACTGGCCAGGAGCTGA